From Thermococcus barophilus MP:
TCCTAATTCTTGCTAAACCAAAAGTTCCGAAGGAGCTCAAAGAGGAAATCATGCAGCTTGTAGATGCATCATTAAAAACATATGAATACGTCAGAAAGGCAGTTGAACTGCTGAATGAGGACGTTAATGAAGCGCTTGAGTATGCAAAGAAAACAGAAGAGCAGGAAGAAAATGCTGACAAGCTTGAATATGACATCCTTAAAAAGATGTTTGAAAGCGAAAAGATAACAACATACGCAAAGCTGATATGGAATCAGGTTATAACTAAAATCGGAGACATTGCAGATAGGGCTGAAGACGCTTCAGACCAGGTTATGCTGATGGCAATAAAAAGGAGGGGTTGAGATGAAGGTTTTGGTTGCTGCTCCATTACATCCAAAGGCTATTGAGCTTTTGAAGAATGAAGGATTTGAAGTTGTCTATGAAGAGTATCCAGATGAAGAGAGACTCATCGAGCTTGCGAAGGATGTTGATGCTATAATCGTCAGAAGCAAGCCAAAAGTTACAAGAAAGGTCATTGAAGCAGCAGAAAAGCTCAAAGTAATCGGAAGGGCTGGGGTTGGTCTTGACAACATTGACCTTGAAGCCGCCAAAGAAAAAGGAATTGAAGTTGTAAATTCACCAGCGGCATCAAGCAGAAGTGTTGCAGAACTAACTTGGGCTCTGATCTTAGCGGTTGCAAGAAAAGTTGCCTTTGCCGACAGAAAGATGAGGGAAGGAGTCTGGGCAAAGAAGCAGTGTATGGGGATTGAGCTTGAAGGTAAGACTATTGGAATCATAGGATTCGGAAGAATTGGCTACAACGTTGCAAAGATAGCAAAGGGCTTTGGGATGAGGATTCTCCTTTATGATGTAATCAAGAATTACGAAAGAGCTGAAGAAGTGGGAGGAAAGTTCGTTGAGCTTGAGGAGCTTTTGAAGGAAAGTGACGTTGTAACAATTCACGTTCCTCTCTTAGACAGCACATATCACTTAATTGATGAGGAAAAGCTCAAGCTCATGAAAAAGAACGCAATCCTGATTAACCCAGCGAGAGGGCCAATAGTCGATACAGAGGCATTGGTCAAAGCCCTTAAAGAAGGCTGGATTTATGGGGCTGGGTTGGATGTCTTCGAAGAAGAACCGCTTCCAAAAGATCACCCGCTCACAAAGCTTGACAATGTCGTCCTGACACCTCACATCGGAGCAGGCACTTGGGAAGCTCAAGAAAGAGCTGGCGTCCAAGTTGTAGAGAAGGTCGTGGAGATTCTTAAGCAGAAAGCATCCTGAATTTTTCCCTATCCCTTTTTTATATGCGAAATCTTTAAATAACCAGCCTTATTTCTCATCAATGGGTGTGGGC
This genomic window contains:
- a CDS encoding TIGR00153 family protein, with amino-acid sequence MPIFGGKESNVFEAINRHLEMVGLTLEKLNEMIRIYLEGDFEKAEDLMREVENYEREADTLRREIETMLYQGAFLPANRGDYVRLSELIDNTADAAESAAHVLILAKPKVPKELKEEIMQLVDASLKTYEYVRKAVELLNEDVNEALEYAKKTEEQEENADKLEYDILKKMFESEKITTYAKLIWNQVITKIGDIADRAEDASDQVMLMAIKRRG
- a CDS encoding D-2-hydroxyacid dehydrogenase, with the protein product MKVLVAAPLHPKAIELLKNEGFEVVYEEYPDEERLIELAKDVDAIIVRSKPKVTRKVIEAAEKLKVIGRAGVGLDNIDLEAAKEKGIEVVNSPAASSRSVAELTWALILAVARKVAFADRKMREGVWAKKQCMGIELEGKTIGIIGFGRIGYNVAKIAKGFGMRILLYDVIKNYERAEEVGGKFVELEELLKESDVVTIHVPLLDSTYHLIDEEKLKLMKKNAILINPARGPIVDTEALVKALKEGWIYGAGLDVFEEEPLPKDHPLTKLDNVVLTPHIGAGTWEAQERAGVQVVEKVVEILKQKAS